The DNA region AGCATAGAGATTCCAATATCTACCCATGCTCTCCCCATTGATCCACACTTGGCCCTTCCCCATACTACTCATGTCCAAAGCCAAGGCCTCCTCTCCTTCCGGTGCATCAAAATGGGTCTGCAGGTTCAAATGTCAATTTAGACTTGTTGAggttttgaataaatttaagAACAAGCCTACCCCcataaaaagcataaaaaagaaacaaaaaaggatTATATCAAAGACTCCTTTTGATGTTCCCATACCTTATACCATGTCAGAGGCTGTTGTTTCTCTGCCACTAAGGATCCTTGCATCCAATCAACTGATGATATAGAGTTAGGAGAACATAAATTCATGGCTTCTCCTTTAAGCCCAACCTGTACAAAGATACACCTGTGAGGTAGATATTCATCAAAGAATTGCAAGTCCTCAAAATATGCAGAAGTGAGATGCTTAGACCTTGTATGACCATTTATGCCAGGACAAATCCCTATTTCCCTGGTCTATCCCATGTATGACAACTGGTCCAAGGATTCCTGTGTTCCTCGTCTCAAAGTGTGGACCATTGTTCTTCAACACCAACAGGACCAAAAAGAAAGGATCAGTTGAAGAAATACTAGGACAAGCAATATAATAACCTGTTGAAGTATTAACCGGTACTAATCTATCAAAGTCATAATAAAAGTGAGGATTGAAGTATTAACTGGCAATCCAACAGCTATACTGAGTagtgaaattttgttttttccagATTTCAGGTCAACATTCCCTGTAAAAGTAAATCTCAAGCTCTTCCGAGTCCCAAAAGCTGTGCCTATCATTAGTCAAACACAATGCTTTAGTAATCATTAACATGATATAACAGttgaacctctctctctctctctctctctctctctctctctctctctctctctctctctctctctctctctctctctctctctctctctcttcccccttttttttcatGGAGTAACAAAGTTCAATCCAGTTGTATTTTCTGGCTTTCTGAAATCAATAAATTCGATGATGTACCTGAAAATTTCCCATTAGTGAAGACATGCATAACATGGCCAGTTGAATGCACAGTGAGAGTTGGATGTTGGCCTTGATGCAGGAATGGTTCTGATGAACTAATATGAACACTGGAGACAATTTTTAATGGTAAAAATGTTATGAATGTGTATAGATATTTAACattagaatgaaaaagaaatttaagaaGGATCCCATTCACCTGGTTGTGTACCAGAGATAGTCGCTAGCATCTCTAGTGACATTCAACTGCTCCAAGAGACCAATGACACTAATTGTTGAATCATCATCGGCCAGGGATATGTCTTCATTAAATGTATCCCATGGAGAAAAATCAACATTTGTAGCCAACATTTGCACTTGGGATGTCTGAACTCCAACCTGAAAAGGTTGAGGTTGTGCATCTCAGCATGCATGATAAACTTCAATAGGATGGAAATAAAAACACTGACAAAAATATCTTAGCACATTTGAACAGGCCTGAATTTGTTTGCAGTGAAAATTAATGTTGGGAAAATGAATTGAGATTGTTGGATAAATCATGTTTCATCATGGTGGTAATGATCTGCATATTTTACAGTTAGTTTTGGCTATATTATGTATATGGATAGAGTATACCGTATGTACCTATAGTCAAATTTTCAGGCTTCACACAGAACGTCAAGAGAATATAGCAAAAACCAAGATGAATCCAGTGGTTCCGATAGTCAATTCACTTACTTTGGCGGTGTTGAAGACAACATTTTCACAATCAGGAAGGATGCTTATGGACCAGGGTGGTAGGTTGTAGTGCTTGTTATTGAAAGTCAGTCTTGCAACTGACTTAGAATTGTAATTTGAGAGAAAAGCTGCACAGCCTTCTGACTTGGAAGAGAATACATGTGCCTGGGAAATGTTAATACTAAGTCAATCTGATTTAGatataaggaaaagaaaaagaaaaaggaaattaatttgaCACTATCCTATAACCAGAAGCGGTAATTTCCCAAACCCTTTGGATAGAGGATATGACAAACCTTTTCATAATTTCCCAAGGATGTGATAGTAGGGTCAGCATTAAGCAAAGCTCGCTCACATGACTTGATAGCCATATGGAGTTCCTTCAGATGGCCATACTTGGGCTCCCTTATCAAGCCTATCACATTAGTATGGTTAAACTATTAGTTACAATCTGACAAACTGACTAATTCCCtgattatgtaaaaataaaaaataaaaaatgaaatctgAGAGTTTATAAATTGAGTTTCCTTTAGTATTATACTGGCACAGGTTTCTCACCATATTCATCAATTGGAGCATCATAGTCATAGCTGGTTGTAATGAAAGGGCCACCAGCAGTTCTTCCGAAGTTTGTTCCTCCATGGTACTGCCAAACACAATATGAATATCACGTAAATCATTTCCAAATGCACATTGTCGTTATTTATAGATGTAATGCATAACTGGAATGGATCAGATCCTAGAACACATAAATTCTGGAAGACTTCTTACATGAGATAATGTTAATTTACTAGCAGATGAGGACAGTGAAAGTAAGAACATTAAGAACTAAAGAATTGCCATTACAAATCATGATCTTAGACTTCGTAGTGAAAAATTAACATTAAGAACATTAATTgggaaatgagaataaaaggTAAAGTGAAAAACGAAATCAATCACACATGAACataagatttacgtggttcaatAACGTGTCTACAAAGTtacagaggattttattatcttgaaagtCGAATACATTGTGCAGCAATACAATGAGCGGCTGTACAGGATAGTACAATGAGTAATGGTAGATACAGCCCTAGAGTGTGCAAGACTCGCATACTCTATTTGAAACAAGTGGATAAATCTAGgaatcatatgaaaaaaattatttttttaatagtagaccctacttttttcaaatggagtgCATGGGAATTGCACACACTAGGactaaaaatatcatttctcatggtacaaaatatatatatggcgAAACCCTAATTAGGGTAATTAGCGTTTAAACCCGAATTAGGGTTCAGGTCAGGCTGTATTCAGAGCTAAAACCAGGTCAAAATCCACAGACCCCCTTATTGAAAATCTACCAAAAAACTGTAACGAATCCTTATCGGATCAAGTCATGAAATTGGACAGCCACAAAGATAAACCAGGCTCCACACAAACGAGCTCAACGGTAGAATATAGGCTAGATATGATGTTTTCTGGGAAATTAAAAGAGAATCtgccaagatctttccaccAGCTTGTCATTCAAAGTATTCAGTTTTCGGACCCCAAAATATAAATCATCTCCCCTTTATTACATGGTAATTAATGAGaataatattgaaacatttttgcATACCATTAAGAGGTGCTGAATGCCGTGTAATTATGAAGAGTGACTAACCATGTAATAATTTACAAAGGAGCCTCCCTTCTGAATGAACCGAGCAACTGCAAATGCCAAGTCTTCAACAGGTCGATGGTGAATGGGGCCACCAAACTCTGTAAACCTTAAAAAGGAGATTCAAGATTAAATGACATGTCTTAGAGAAGTGATTCGGAAGTGGTGGTGGATGTAAACCTTACCAGCCAGTCCAGGTCTCAGTCCATAGTGTGGGTTTGTAAGGTTTATTTGGGGAGAAATAGTCACAATAGAAACCATTGCACGTGTTTATCTGTCATCAAGATTTAGAGAAAGATGGACTTGAACTTTTCACGTCTAAAGCTGAAGAGAGAGGCTCACTCTCCCATTTTTCTCACAAATAGAATTTCATCAGCTTTTGGTAGCTTGCCATGGAGTTTCATCGTACGCTAATTGTGTTTACAGGTAAGAAAAAGCTTATTTGCCAGTGCAAAAATTAGCTAGAATTCACACATAATTGAACTATTAGTTGTGTTTATAGCAAAATATTAACATTGATAGAATGCAAGAGAACAAAAAAGTGACAAGAAAGACCCTCCAGCATAAGTTTTAGCATATAAGAAGAAACCATGGTTGGAGCTTGTATACGTTTCATGTTTAAGAAGcgtaattttcaattttcatttaccATTGGGTCAGGGGCATCATCTTCCTTGCACATTACCCATGGGACCCCAGTATCCATTCCAGCAGCCATCTTTGCAGCCCAGGTCATGTATGCATGGCCGGCAGTTCCAAATGCCTTGCTTACAGGCTCATATTCATTCTCAATCTGCACACAGAAAATAAGTGCAAAGATATATAAgtaaatcattaaaattaacATAACGAAGTTGCACAATGTAGTCGTTCTTTACCTCTTACTAGAGCTGATTCAACtgattgttttatttcttttaactttGCTTTGTAATACACAGGAAAATTTACTAACAGAGACTATTGCACGATGCAGGAGTGGATTTTCCCAAAACGATACCTGAGAGAGGATGATGGGACCACCTTGAGACGCGAACAGATTTTCATCCTTCATCATTGTAACAATTTTCTGGGTAAATTTTTGCATTGCCAGCTGTAATACAGGGAAATGTAAGATACTCGTAGTAAAAGTTAGTGGTTATCGAGTTTTAGATGCCAACATTTTCTGTACAGACTTTCACATGTGCAGTTCATCAATCACCTGTTTTtatttcacacacacacacactgagaagagagagagagagaccttgaAAGGCTCATTATCTGTTCTAAAGTTAATGCCTGGAACAAACTTCAACCAAACAGGAAACcccctaataaaaaataaaaataaaacacaaagaCAAAAGGTGATGAAATAATTGAATTTGAAGAACAGCAACGCCTCGTCACCCAAAGAAGGAAGTTTTTGTTACCCAAAATTCCACTCTGCACAAACATAAGGTCCAATGCGAAGATGCACGTATAGCCCAGCTTTCTGAATCGTCTTGATAAACCGAACCAAATCAAATCTCCCCTCAAAATTATACTGAACCCccgagaaaaagaaacaaaaaaccatAACTCATCAGTTAATGTCGACCAGAAAGTATAAGAAACGAAGCTGAAAACAGAGGGAAAGAGAGCACGAGCGAGAAAATGAGTAAAACCGAAGTACCTTGCCAGGAGAAGGTTCATGAACATTCCAAAACACATAGGTATCTATAGCATCCAAGCCACCATCTTTGGCTTTCTGTATCAGACTTTCCCACATCTGCATTATATGCAAATTGTTTGTTATGAAAAAAGTATAAGCAAAACTTCACACATCAACCACATTTTCCTTGATAAATGTGGGGAAGGAATTTGGATAAAGTTTTGTAAATTAAATACCTCAGGGGTGCTTCTGGGGTAGTGTATAGAGCCAGAAAAGAGAATTTTCCTCTGCCCATTAATGACGAGTGACTTCCTATCATAGGTGACACTGCACTGAGCCAGCTGAAGACTCAGAAACAAAACCATACAGAGCAAAAACCACTTGGAAGCTGAGCTAGCCTCCATTTTCTCACCAGACTCTCTCTCACGCACACAGAGTCTAAGGAAAAGTGTGAAATGCGGGAAGAAGCGGTTGTTATATGGTCACCACCCCGCAACAAACAAAGAGTCCATTTCTCTGAACCCTTTTGCTGTCTTGTATATACTGATATACAGCTATAAGCAGCTCAAAAAGGTGGCATTCACAATCTGTgtgagcgagagagagaggtttatgAGTGTGGGAAGCACGAGATTATAATGTGGTCACCACTCAGCAGAAAAACCAGTCTATTTGTCTCGAATCTGTCGTTACTGCATATACTGACACGATGACATTTGGCTCAAAAGAATAACCATTCACAATTAACAGGGCCCCAAATCAAGAGAGAGAAACACACCATACCCACTATCCTTGCACCTGATTCACTACAGTGGCATAGTGATAATGTAACGGAATGGAATGTACGTGACACAACTGCACTGTGGTCCTGCTTTATGGCCGAAGCCTTAATAATTTTCATACTGGCTTCATGCATGAATTTGATTTCTCCCTTGataccaaatattttttttggacctctctgtctctgtcttaCATGAAATTCagacaacaaaataaaacaccaATGACATGGGAAAGCAAACAATATGTCTATGGTTAATATCATAATATTATCTTACAACATTATAGTAAACGTGAGATGGATGCATCCAAAGTGTATAAGCAAATATTTCTATATTGCAGTATATATTTTGTCGCAACAACATTGATTACTAACCCCAAAAAGCGTTGGAAATAAAGTAATTTACTCCAAAAAGCATAGATCTTATGCATCAACTGTTAAAGCGGCTACTTTTTGTGCTTAAAGTATCTATATCTAGTGCTGATATCTATGTAGAATAGGTAATGAAACAAAGGGGATTCAGTCAGCTCTATAATAGAGTCAAAATGATTGGTCCTATGGAAAATGAAGGAAACATAGGATGCCTCGTCGGCTGCTGTTTTCGAAAAAGAATCTCTTTTTGAAAACTTGGTCTCTCTTTTATGACCCTCATAACGACCCATGTGGGGGGGAGACATGCCCACAAAACTCAGAAGCCCCAAGCttcttgaacttttttttttttccttcatatcTATTTCTTTGGAGTTTTCGCTGCTTACAAATTTAAAAcgttaatatttttgttatcaTTACGAGATTCCTTTAACAATGTGTTAAGAGGTATAAAAAAAACGAAGGAATTTACCAGTAGATTTTTTGCATGTGTGAGAATTACACTTGTTGAACCATGTGTACGCCGTGAATTCCGCGACCGTTGTGTTGGACATTTTCAAGCAAAAGAACCTTAATTAATACTGGCGCACGAGAATCTCTGATGGCTtaagacattttttttctttcctgatAAGAAGGCTTAGACAAATTGATCGTCTTCAACTTGttgaatattaaatatttttgcatGCTAAAGTCGTGGCACTATTAAACATGCCATTAGCTGGAACGTACAAATCTTTGCGTCTATAAGTTGTAGCACATATTATATCACACGCAGTTATCTACGGAGGAAACTTTTAATGCAAGAAAATATCATAAATTGGCACTAAAACCAACATGGAATTTCTATTATCTTAATTCATGTAAcatcactaataatttatcaCATCAGCAGCAAGTATAGAAGAAAAGACAAAGCAAAATAAATAGTAGTGTTGCTGGGAAGGAGATGACAATTTTTTCCACAAGTGCATATAAGTTTCCTTGGGGGAAAGCATGAAATTGGAGTATTTTCATTCCTTTTCGGTTCCTTGTGCAAGTCGATTAAttccatccatccatccatccatcccCCGTGTTAAATCTTAAATATGTTTATATGCCATTGGCCGTCAATACAACAGATCGCAGGATCCCACAACTCAAAGTTCGCCTAGTTTGTCAAGACAACAGACAAAATTCAGTGCAACTGCATCCAAACTTGTATATGGAAATACCTCCTCATCACAGACTTCTGCAAAACGTGGACAGTCATGATTGGAACCATTTTCTAAGCTGTCTGGAACCTTGCTTTTCCCCATCAGTTTTCTCATCACTCTGCCGTGAGAACTTGGATCTGTATTGCTCAATCAGCATGTCAAGCTTATCTGCAGCGTCTTGCCCCACGgggtcttttctctttttcggCCTTTTTCCTCTTCTCAGATCTCTCTCTTCCTTCGGGTTTTCTCTTTGGTTCCGCAGCTCCCTCTTTTTTGGTTGTACATCTGCTTCCATGGAAGTTTTTAATTTGCTGGCATCACTGGCTATCGTTTTGCCCCCGAGTGATCTTCCATTATCAGGATTCCTGCCATCTGGGTGATTCTTTGACTTCCATTTGGAGCCTTCTGGTTTTCCTTTAGGATAAACATCTTTCTCCTTCGCACCAGCCAGATTGCTTTTTTGCTTCTTACTAGCTCTGTGCCCTTCAGCGGCTGCTTGGTCAGGTGTGCTCTTCTCCACTATCTCGGATAAAGAATCCTTCGCCGATCCATCATCACCTCTGGATTTCCTTTTTTTGGACTTCTTTATGTCTGGCTGTGAAGCTGGTGTGCGAGTCTCATGACTCTTCTGCACATATTTTCGGTCATTGTGGGCACTGTGCTGGTTAGCCTGTATCTTAGCTTTCCGTTGATTCAACGTCTGAACATTATCAAGAGCAAACTCCACAATTGGGCGATGTTCAGGACCAAAAGTATCTATAAGTAAccaaaaaattgtattaaattagaatataatgGGATCAACTCATTCTAGTGAACAACCTCAAAAGCATAAAACGTTAGTTCAATTTACAGAAGTACACCACCCACAAAATGACAGTCGGTCATAATATAAAAGGAAGAAATATTTCTGGTGTAATGAACTTGCCACCGATCATAATATCATAGGAGAGAACAAGGGTAGTAACTTATTAACAAAATATGTTACCAGGGTTGTTGTTAAGAACCCTCAGGGCCACAAGTGCATGTTGATGCTCCGCAAACTCAACAAAAGCAACTCCACGTGAGTGATGTTTGGTATCGACCTTTCCTTTCTTTATGTCCTCCAAGAACTTTATCTGC from Carya illinoinensis cultivar Pawnee chromosome 6, C.illinoinensisPawnee_v1, whole genome shotgun sequence includes:
- the LOC122313169 gene encoding beta-galactosidase 3-like isoform X2, whose protein sequence is MQKFTQKIVTMMKDENLFASQGGPIILSQIENEYEPVSKAFGTAGHAYMTWAAKMAAGMDTGVPWVMCKEDDAPDPMINTCNGFYCDYFSPNKPYKPTLWTETWTGWFTEFGGPIHHRPVEDLAFAVARFIQKGGSFVNYYMYHGGTNFGRTAGGPFITTSYDYDAPIDEYGLIREPKYGHLKELHMAIKSCERALLNADPTITSLGNYEKAHVFSSKSEGCAAFLSNYNSKSVARLTFNNKHYNLPPWSISILPDCENVVFNTAKVGVQTSQVQMLATNVDFSPWDTFNEDISLADDDSTISVIGLLEQLNVTRDASDYLWYTTSVHISSSEPFLHQGQHPTLTVHSTGHVMHVFTNGKFSGTAFGTRKSLRFTFTGNVDLKSGKNKISLLSIAVGLPNNGPHFETRNTGILGPVVIHGIDQGNRDLSWHKWSYKVGLKGEAMNLCSPNSISSVDWMQGSLVAEKQQPLTWYKTHFDAPEGEEALALDMSSMGKGQVWINGESMGRYWNLYANGNCSGCSYSDTFRPTKCQFGCGQPTQKWYHVPRSWLKPTKNMLVVFEEIGGDPSKIALVKRSVTSICAKVSGDHSNINGWHIERDGKSEGLDMPKVSLHCAGGQFISAIKFASFGTPSGTCGSFQHGTCHAPSSLAVFEKKCVGKQKCMVTVSSSNFGADPCPKISKKLLVEAVCAPADATIAAPN
- the LOC122313169 gene encoding beta-galactosidase 3-like isoform X1; this encodes MEASSASKWFLLCMVLFLSLQLAQCSVTYDRKSLVINGQRKILFSGSIHYPRSTPEMWESLIQKAKDGGLDAIDTYVFWNVHEPSPGKYNFEGRFDLVRFIKTIQKAGLYVHLRIGPYVCAEWNFGGFPVWLKFVPGINFRTDNEPFKLAMQKFTQKIVTMMKDENLFASQGGPIILSQIENEYEPVSKAFGTAGHAYMTWAAKMAAGMDTGVPWVMCKEDDAPDPMINTCNGFYCDYFSPNKPYKPTLWTETWTGWFTEFGGPIHHRPVEDLAFAVARFIQKGGSFVNYYMYHGGTNFGRTAGGPFITTSYDYDAPIDEYGLIREPKYGHLKELHMAIKSCERALLNADPTITSLGNYEKAHVFSSKSEGCAAFLSNYNSKSVARLTFNNKHYNLPPWSISILPDCENVVFNTAKVGVQTSQVQMLATNVDFSPWDTFNEDISLADDDSTISVIGLLEQLNVTRDASDYLWYTTSVHISSSEPFLHQGQHPTLTVHSTGHVMHVFTNGKFSGTAFGTRKSLRFTFTGNVDLKSGKNKISLLSIAVGLPNNGPHFETRNTGILGPVVIHGIDQGNRDLSWHKWSYKVGLKGEAMNLCSPNSISSVDWMQGSLVAEKQQPLTWYKTHFDAPEGEEALALDMSSMGKGQVWINGESMGRYWNLYANGNCSGCSYSDTFRPTKCQFGCGQPTQKWYHVPRSWLKPTKNMLVVFEEIGGDPSKIALVKRSVTSICAKVSGDHSNINGWHIERDGKSEGLDMPKVSLHCAGGQFISAIKFASFGTPSGTCGSFQHGTCHAPSSLAVFEKKCVGKQKCMVTVSSSNFGADPCPKISKKLLVEAVCAPADATIAAPN